The Salvia miltiorrhiza cultivar Shanhuang (shh) chromosome 1, IMPLAD_Smil_shh, whole genome shotgun sequence genome has a window encoding:
- the LOC130999211 gene encoding DAR GTPase 3, chloroplastic has translation MAAQLSGVWLNSSAALLTGELLHRRCSRSPLAAVSAVHPSTSSPIIQIVGGRNLGWNGMESSKLSSTLDDDPEEFDWAELERDLYHWTKVLRPVQWYPGHIAKTEKELKGQLKLMDVVIEVRDARIPISTSHPQMDSWLGNRKRIVVLNREDMISKADRDAWASYYARQGTKVVFSNGQFGAGTLKLTRLAKELAVGVNIKRKSRGLLPRPVRAGIVGYPNVGKSSLINRLLKRRMCPAAPRPGVTRELKWVRFGKDLELLDSPGIIPMRIDDQSAAVKLAICDDIGERSYDISEVAAILIQTLSRLPEVGNKALQGRYKVETDGRAGRIFVQKLALRLFNGDTNQAAFRVLSDFRKGKFGWVALERPPR, from the exons ATGGCCGCTCAGCTCTCCGGCGTCTGGCTTAACAGCTCCGCCGCCTTGCTCACCGGGGAGTTACTCCACCGCCGGTGCAGCCGTTCTCCGTTAGCGGCGGTCTCTGCCGTTCATCCTTCCACTTCTTCGCCCATTATCCAG ATTGTTGGTGGAAGAAATTTGGGATGGAATGGGATGGAGAGCTCAAAGCTCAGTAGCACTTTGGATGATGATCCTGAAGAATTTGACTGGGCAGAATTAGAACGAGACCTTTATCACTGGACAAAAGTGTTACGTCCAGTTCAG TGGTATCCTGGTCACAttgcaaaaacagaaaaagaacTCAAGGGCCAGCTGAAATTGATGGATGTTGTGATCGAAGTTCGAGATGCTAGAATTCCGATTTCCACCAGCCATCCACAG ATGGATTCATGGTTGGGGAATAGGAAGAGGATTGTTGTTTTGAATCGAGAAGACATGATCTCTAAAGCCGACCGAGATGCTTGGGCTAGTTACTATGCCAGGCAGGGGACTAAAGTCGTCTTCTCAAATGGACAGTTTGGAGCG GGTACCTTGAAGCTGACTAGGTTAGCGAAGGAATTGGCAGTTGGTGTTAACATCAAACGCAAATCTAGAGGACTGCTTCCTCGTCCT gTTCGTGCTGGAATAGTTGGCTATCCAAATGTTGGTAAATCATCTCTGATAAACCGGTTGCTCAAGCGTCGGATGTGTCCTGCAGCCCCAAGACCAGGTGTTACAAGAGAGCTCAA GTGGGTTCGGTTTGGGAAAGATTTGGAATTGCTGGATTCTCCTGGCATTATCCCAATGAGGATCGATGATCAATCAGCTGCGGTTAAACTTGCCATATGTGATGACATTGGAGAGAGATCTTATGATATTTCTGAAGTTGCAGCCATCCTTATACAAACTTTGTCTCGGCTTCCTGAAGTGG GAAACAAAGCTCTTCAAGGCCGCTATAAAGTGGAGACAGATGGTCGAGCTGGTAGAAT TTTTGTTCAGAAGCTGGCTCTTCGACTGTTCAATGGGGACACTAATCAAGCAGCATTCCGTGTTTTGTCGGATTTCCGAAAAGGAAAATTTGGTTGGGTAGCTTTGGAGAGGCCTCCGAGGTAG
- the LOC130999219 gene encoding ARM REPEAT PROTEIN INTERACTING WITH ABF2-like, whose product MENHNQNSGRRHREQSASPSSRRSLKRKLDGECGEDRRSVGGESPAPSQQDLMRDIRTQVEILDSVFSAAEQDRASAKHAIHVLSELAKNEDMVNLIVDCEAVPVLVKHLQAPPPLGMDGEGGPRSYEHEVEKGSAFTLGLLAIKPEHQQLIVDAGALNHLVDLLKRHSDGPNSRVVSGVIRRAADAITNLAHENSSIKIRVRIEGGIPPLVELLEFPDSKVQRAAAGALRTLAFKNDENKNQIVECNALPTLILMLRSEDTAIHYEAVGVIGNLVHSSPNIKKEVLVAGALQPVIGLLRSCCSESQREAALLLGQFAATDSDCKVHIVQRGAVPPLIEMLQSPDAQLREMSAFALGRLAQDPHNQAGIAHSGGITPLLKLLESKNGSLQHNAAFALYGLADNEDNVADLIRVGGVQKLQDGEFIVQPTRDCVAKTLKRLEEKIQGRVLSHLSYLMRAGERNVQRRVALALAHLCSPDDQRTIFIDNNGLALLLELLESTNLKHQRDSSMALCRLANKASSLSPIDAAPPSPIPQVYLGEQYVNNPTLSDVTFLVEGRRFYAHRICLLASSDAFRAMFDGGYRERDAKDIEIPNIRWDVFELMMRYIYTGSVDVNLEIAQDLLRAADQYLLEGLKRLCEYAIAQDISVENVSLMFELSEAFNASSLRHACILYILDKYDKLSVMPWYSQLIHRILPETRSYFVRVLTRPNHAELRR is encoded by the exons atGGAGAACCACAACCAGAACTCCGGGCGGCGCCACCGCGAGCAATCGGCCTCACCGTCCTCGCGCCGGAGCTTGAAGAGGAAGCTTGACGGGGAGTGCGGCGAAGATCGCAGAAGTGTCGGTGGCGAATCGCCCGCACCTTCGCAACAAGATCTCATGCGCGATATACGCACGCAAGTTGAGATCCTCGATTCCGTTTTCTCAGCCGCCGAGCAAGATCGCGCGTCGGCCAAACACGCCATCCACGTCCTGTCGGAGCTCGCGAAGAACG AGGATATGGTGAATTTGATAGTTGATTGTGAGGCGGTTCCTGTACTGGTAAAGCACCTTCAGGCCCCGCCTCCACTGGGGATGGACGGGGAAGGTGGACCAAGGTCATACGAGCATGAAGTGGAGAAAGGAAGTGCATTCACTCTGGGACTCCTAGCCATTAAA CCAGAGCATCAACAATTAATTGTTGATGCTGGAGCCCTAAACCATCTTGTGGATCTCTTGAAGAGGCATAGTGATGGTCCAAACTCTCGGGTGGTAAGTGGTGTCATCCGGAGAGCGGCTGATGCAATCACTAATCTTGCTCACGAGAATAGCAGCATTAAAATCCGTGTTAG GATTGAAGGTGGTATCCCTCCTCTTGTTGAATTGCTCGAGTTTCCTGACTCGAAGGTGCAGAGAGCAGCTGCGGGAGCCCTTCGTACTCTTGCCTTTAAGAATGACGAGAACAAGAATCAg ATCGTGGAATGCAATGCTCTACCTACACTTATTCTAATGTTGCGGTCTGAGGACACTGCTATACATTATGAAGCG GTTGGTGTTATTGGTAATCTGGTGCACTCGTCCCCAAATATTAAGAAGGAAGTTCTGGTTGCTGGAGCATTGCAGCCTGTCATTGGTTTACTTCG CTCCTGCTGTTCAGAGAGTCAAAGAGAAGCTGCTCTCCTTCTTGGGCAATTTGCTGCAACAGATTCAGACTGTAAG GTTCACATTGTTCAAAGAGGTGCTGTCCCTCCACTCATAGAAATGCTCCAGTCCCCAGATGCTCAATTGAGGGAAATGTCAGCATTTGCCCTAGGGAGGTTAGCTCAG GATCCTCATAATCAAGCTGGTATTGCCCACAGTGGTGGAATAACACCGTTACTGAAGCTTCTCGAATCAAAAAATGGATCTTTGCAACATAATGCTGCATTTGCTCTTTATGGGCTTGCAGATAATGAG GATAATGTTGCAGATCTTATTAGGGTGGGGGGTGTTCAGAAACTTCAAGATGGTGAATTTATTGTCCAA CCTACTAGAGATTGTGTGGCCAAGACACTGAAAAGACTTGAAGAGAAGATTCAAGGGCGG GTATTAAGTCATTTATCATACTTGATGCGTGCGGGAGAAAGAAATGTTCAGAGACGCGTAGCTCTGGCTCTTGCTCATCTTTGTTCTCCAGATGACCAAAGAACCATTTTCATTGATAACAACG GACTTGCGTTGCTTTTGGAACTTCTGGAATCAACTAACTTAAAGCATCAAAGGGATAGTTCCATGGCATTATGCAGGTTGGCAAATAAAGCAAGCTCACTTTCTCCAATAGATGCAGCTCCTCCTTCCCCAATACCTCAG GTATATCTGGGCGAGCAGTATGTAAATAATCCTACATTGTCTGATGTAACATTTCTAGTTGAAG GAAGACGGTTCTATGCACACAGAATTTGTTTGCTTGCTTCTTCTGATGCTTTTCGAGCTATGTTTGATGGTGGCTATCGG GAGAGGGACGCCAAAGACATAGAGATCCCTAATATCAGATGGGATGTCTTTGAACTGATGATGAG ATACATATACACCGGATCTGTAGATGTCAACTTAGAAATAGCACAGGATCTTCTAAGGGCTGCTGATCAGTATTTATTGGAGGGTCTAAAGCGTCTGTGCGAATACGCCATTGCACAG gatATTTCCGTTGAAAATGTATCTCTCATGTTTGAGTTATCGGAGGCGTTCAATGCTTCATCTTTAAGACATGCGTGCATTCTATACATTCTGGATAAGTACGACAAATTGTCTGTGATGCCCTG GTACTCGCAGCTGATCCATCGTATTCTACCGGAGACGAGAAGTTACTTTGTGAGAGTGCTGACCAGACCTAACCATGCTGAATTAAGACGATGA